In Carassius gibelio isolate Cgi1373 ecotype wild population from Czech Republic chromosome B17, carGib1.2-hapl.c, whole genome shotgun sequence, a single window of DNA contains:
- the LOC127976475 gene encoding WD repeat-containing protein 20, giving the protein MAAEGGGKEMNEIKSQFSTREGAYKLLTHSEYSRPNRVPFNSQGSNPVRVSFVNVNDQSGNGERICFNVGRELYFYIYKGVRKAADLSKPIDKRIYKGTQPTCHDFNHLTATAESVSLLVGFSAGQVQLIDPIKKETSKLFNEERLIDKSRVTCVKWVPGSESLFLVAHSSGSMYLYNVEHTCGTTAPHYQLLKQGENYSVHTCKSKSTRNPLLKWTVGEGALNEFSFSPDGKFLACVSQDGFLRVFNFDAVELHGTMKSYFGGLLCVCWSPDGKYIVAGGEDDLVTVWCFSDCRVIARGHGHKSWVSVVAFDHYTTSVEESEPMEFSGSDEDFQDQIHFGRDRANSTQSRLSKRNSTDSRPVSVTYRFGSVGQDTQLCLWDLTEDILFPHLPLSRTRTHTNVMNASSSDGSSSLPAPLPRSNSLPHSAANSKSAASDNPIAAGVSKFATLSLHDRKERHPDKDHKRNHSMGHISSKSSDKLNLLTKTKTDPAKTLGTPLCPRMQDVPLLEPLICKKIAHERLTVLIFLEDCLVTACQEGFICTWARPGKVGLLSSQNQASSPSGTVV; this is encoded by the exons ATGGCGGCGGAGGGAGGAGGGAAGGAGATGAACGAAATCAAGAGTCAGTTCAGCACGCGAGAAGGCGCATATAAACTCCTCACGCACTCAGAGTACAGCAGACCCAACCGAGTGCCCTTCAACTCTCAGGGATCGAACCCCGTCAGAGTCTCGTTCGTCAACGTCAACGATCAGTCCGGGAACGGCGAGCGCATCTGCTTCAATGTGGGCCGGGAGCTCTACTTCTACATCTATAAAGGCGTCAGGAAG GCTGCTGATCTGAGTAAGCCCATAGACAAGCGGATCTACAAGGGAACGCAGCCCACGTGCCACGACTTCAATCACCTGACGGCGACGGCGGAGAGCGTGTCTCTGCTGGTGGGCTTCTCCGCTGGACAGGTGCAGCTCATCGACCCCATCAAGAAGGAGACCAGCAAACTCTTCAATGAAGAA AGACTCATAGATAAATCCCGGGTCACGTGTGTGAAGTGGGTCCCGGGCTCCGAGAGCCTGTTCCTCGTGGCTCACTCCAGCGGGAGCATGTACCTGTATAACGTGGAGCACACCTGCGGCACCACGGCGCCTCACTACCAGCTGCTGAAGCAGGGCGAGAACTACAGCGTTCACACCTGCAAGAGCAAGTCCACGCGCAACCCTCTGCTCAAGTGGACGGTGGGCGAGGGCGCGCTCAACGAGTTCTCCTTCTCTCCCGACGGGAAGTTCCTGGCCTGCGTGAGTCAGGACGGTTTCCTGCGGGTCTTCAACTTCGACGCGGTGGAGCTGCACGGCACCATGAAGAGCTACTTCGGAGGCCTGCTGTGCGTCTGCTGGAGCCCTGACGGGAAGTACATCGTGGCCGGCGGCGAGGACGACCTGGTGACCGTCTGGTGCTTCTCAGACTGCCGGGTGATCGCCCGCGGACACGGACACAAGTCCTGGGTGAGCGTGGTGGCGTTTGACCACTACACCACCAGCGTGGAGGAGAGCGAGCCCATGGAGTTCAGCGGCAGCGACGAGGACTTCCAGGATCAAATCCACTTCGGCCGAGACCGGGCCAACAGCACACAGTCACGTCTGTCCAAGCGCAACTCCACGGACAGCCGACCGGTCAGCGTGACCTACCGCTTCGGCTCGGTGGGGCAGGACACTCAGCTGTGCCTGTGGGACCTGACGGAGGACATCCTGTTCCCACACCTCCCTCTGTCCCGGACGCGGACGCACACTAATGTGATGAACGCCAGCAGCAGTGATGGCTCCAGCTCACTCCCCGCTCCGCTGCCGCGCTCCAACAGCCTCCCGCACTCCGCCGCTAACAGCAAGAGCGCCGCCTCGGACAACCCCATCGCCGCCGGAGTCAGCAAGTTCGCCACGCTCTCGCTGCACGACCGCAAGGAGCGGCACCCCGACAAAGACCACAAGCGCAACCACAGCATGGGCCACATCAGCAGCAAGAGCAGCGACAAGCTCAACCTGCTGACCAAAACCAAAACAGACCCCGCCAAGACTCTGGGCACGCCGCTGTGTCCGCGCATGCAGGACGTGCCGCTGCTCGAGCCGCTCATCTGTAAAAAGATCGCACACGAGAGACTCACCGTGCTCATCTTTCTAGAGGACTGTTTAGTGACCGCGTGTCAGGAGGGGTTTATCTGCACGTGGGCGAGACCCGGCAAAGTG GGTTTGTTGTCCTCCCAGAACCAAGCCAGTTCTCCCAGTGGAACAGTAGTATAG